From a region of the Helianthus annuus cultivar XRQ/B chromosome 5, HanXRQr2.0-SUNRISE, whole genome shotgun sequence genome:
- the LOC110940978 gene encoding GDSL esterase/lipase At4g16230, translating into MLFRSMLRCWFITTTTFIILVNVEACVPKNFSAIFIFGDSLVDVGNNNYITTLSKANYKPVGIDFGKPTGRFTNGRTVGDILGQSLGFKSFPPPYLAPSTRGSVILQGVNYASGSSGILDATGANYIGRIAMDAQLKNFAKTRHDIISSIGVPASVKLFANALFTVTTGSNDFINNYFQPGLSKLLRPETFIGTMISAFRKQLTSLYYMGARKIVVTNIPPIGCCPYERDHNPFSGRACVASPNILAQQYNHQLKQTLIELTTALKGSTFIYADVYGMVDDIVRNYKSYGFEIADRACCHVLGLHGGMVPCLQHTKICQDRSKYVFWDWFHVTETTNLIIAKRILDGEINDISPINVRALSQI; encoded by the exons ATGTTATTTAGATCGATGTTGCGTTGTTGGTTCATTACGACTACAACCTTCATAATCTTGGTTAATGTAGAGGCATGCGTGCCTAAAAATTTTTCAGCCATTTTTATTTTCGGTGATTCGCTAGTCGATGTGGGCAACAATAACTACATCACAACTCTTTCCAAGGCCAATTATAAGCCGGTCGGGATTGATTTTGGGAAACCAACAGGACGGTTTACAAATGGAAGAACTGTTGGTGACATTTTAG GACAATCCTTGGGCTTCAAAAGTTTCCCTCCACCGTACCTGGCTCCAAGCACCCGTGGTTCGGTGATTCTGCAAGGTGTGAATTATGCATCTGGATCTAGTGGAATCTTGGATGCAACAGGAGCAAATTAT ATTGGTAGAATCGCTATGGATGCACAACTAAAAAACTTTGCAAAGACAAGACACGACATAATATCAAGCATTGGTGTTCCGGCATCAGTTAAGTTGTTTGCAAATGCTCTCTTCACGGTTACAACGGGTTCAAACGACTTCATCAATAACTACTTCCAACCAGGACTTTCAAAGCTGTTACGACCAGAAACATTCATCGGAACCATGATTTCCGCATTTAGAAAGCAACTCACG AGTCTCTATTACATGGGTGCTAGGAAGATTGTTGTAACAAATATTCCCCCAATTGGATGTTGCCCATATGAAAGGGATCACAACCCATTTTCTGGACGAGCATGTGTAGCTTCTCCAAACATTCTAGCACAACAATACAATCACCAGTTGAAACAAACTCTTATAGAACTTACAACCGCGCTAAAAGGATCAACATTCATTTATGCGGATGTGTATGGTATGGTTGATGACATAGTTCGAAACTACAAATCATACG GTTTTGAAATCGCGGATCGCGCATGCTGCCACGTGCTTGGCTTACACGGTGGTATGGTTCCATGTTTGCAACATACTAAGATTTGTCAAGATAGATCAAAGTACGTTTTTTGGGATTGGTTTCATGTTACTGAAACAACCAATCTTATCATTGCAAAACGTATTTTGGATGGAGAGATTAATGATATTTCCCCGATTAACGTTCGAGCGCTCTCCCAAATTTGA